In one window of Aphidius gifuensis isolate YNYX2018 linkage group LG4, ASM1490517v1, whole genome shotgun sequence DNA:
- the LOC122854491 gene encoding intersectin-1 isoform X4 codes for MALPQNPGMDPWIIQPREKQRFIEQFESLGPVNGVVSGEQAKPFLLLSKLPPLDLGLIWALSDTDSDGKLNVNEFSIACKLISLRLKNIPIPNALPPTLIQSLRTPIPGIQNVVNGGVTMPVQAQPLMSSGVPIAGIAQPARPVPPMAMPLASRQYNQSMGTSGTLPSSKPPARPAPPSIGVVTNISGAPPPQRPAPPISIGSGFNATTGVALPPPKPAPPSFPNSPVGTTGIIPPIGGVGLPGMTMPQVAPVAPLNTNPSPIAAFGMGQGVGVIPSNGIISVSPLVTPPNNITGIINNNNHTPVSTSTPLSTTARPPSIDRVGSIDSQHSQHSVGSNGSTSAASATLEWSVPHQTKLRYTQIFNTHDKSRSGFLTGLQARNILVETKLQHADLAQIWRLSDMDSDGKLGCDEFVLAMHLCEIVKSGEKLPTVLPIDLIPPAFRRQRQSSVSSQGLPDNIDALAGMPQSSFEDKRKENYEKGQAELDRRRKTLFEQQKKEQDERERKEREEAEKQEKIRIEQERRRQAEIEKQMQRQREIEQEKEEQRKRAQEQREAARKESERQRQLEWETQKSQELQAQRQKEQDILLKLKAKNQGLTIELGTLNDKVKELSQKICDTRVGVSGVKTTIDGMRSTRDSQLQEMSALKNKLREHNQRLLSLSQEKARIEAKNKINSSTQDNAGQEAVRMAFANKQITLKQLKDKIHELEKEINDKKNDIENNNIQLNEFKIKMKNLTSDCKTLFSTFDNKKIQILELKKVIDSGNVNDIDYTNTAWADNAWSSSDQVSIDQTNSTAWTNESTEQSATTTTTTTTATSDTQQQEGVIKYRALYEFVARNDEEISFQPGDIILVPPVQNKEPGWMAGEIRGHTGWFPEAYVKRIESDNADDDNSKVFVQQDSVEKRPLEEIVEVPENVSDAGSLGGEGGAAVGSVDTTTTNTQPAIETTTNNDNADYYIALYQYSSTEPDDLSFTDGDIINVTKKDGEWWTGIIGERSGFFPSNYVEKYQQIVNQAVVNPVATDVVKNSTVAASVQEKIGRGKKPEIVQVQAPYQATSSEQLSLQKGQLIMIRKKTDSGWWEGELQARGKKRQIGWFPASYVKQLTSSSNRSTPVSHRYQDSPTDPNVERVMAMYPHQAQNPDELSFNKGDVITLLDKIEENWWKGELNGVIGIFPKDYVSFMLSPMDPIEKKRQESIKELIATEEGYINDMRLVHEVFEKPLIQSMVLTVDEVEKIFVNWRDIIACNDNFLRTLRIRRDNSEDGIVRMIGDILCENIPRMSAYVRFCSCQLTAAVYLQKLTETSPDFVSIAQACQQDPRTKGMPLSSFLIKPMQRITKYPLIINKILEYTPNDHPDRQYLQEAFSKAEEFCTQVNEGVREKENSDRLEWLQTHIIRSDNALEEKLVFNSLTNSAGPRKLLHHGILQKVRSGKILVTFLTNDFLLFAQPTKTLPIGQQFSFERNDNFKFKLYRKPIFLNELSIGAEQNSNIISNENNDNSARTLLLRDSTKKQIILFAPSVNELNLWIKKLNEARKQFAKNEKNLLQRQRSRQAQFGACGRILVTVQQGSNLKNPAGKCNAFCKVSMGSQEERTRVVSGTDCPMWDTSMQFQIKDLQEDTLCITVFNKSYYTPDDFLGRAEVKVVDIMRDCRDCVGPIQKRILLREVDKGEVILKLDLRLFGS; via the exons atggCACTTCCACAGAATCcag ggATGGATCCCTGGATAATTCAGCCACGTGAAAAACAAAGATTTATTGAACAATTTGAATCACTGGGACCAGTTAATGGAGTAGTAAGTGGTGAACAAGCAAAACCATTTTTGCTTCTATCAAAATTACCACCACTAGATTTAGGTCTTATTTGGGCTTTATCAGATACTGATTCTGATGGTAAATTAAATGTCAATGAATTTAGTATtgcttgtaaattaatatcattgagattaaaaaatatacctatacCAAATGCACTACCACCGACATTGATACAAAGTTTAAGAACACCAATACCAg GAATTCAAAATGTTGTTAATGGAGGTGTTACAATGCCAGTACAGGCTCAACCATTAATGTCGTCAGGTGTTCCAATTGCTGGTATTGCTCAACCAGCAAGACCAGTTCCACCAATGGCAATGCCACTAG CATCACGACAATATAACCAGAGTATGGGTACTAGTGGTACACTTCCATCATCAAAGCCACCCGCTCGGCCTGCACCACCCTCCATTG gAGTTGTCACTAATATCAGTGGAGCACCACCACCACAAAGACCTGCACCACCTATTAGCAttg gtTCTGGATTTAATGCAACGACAGGTGTTGCATTACCACCACCAAAACCAGCACCACCATCATTTCCAAATAGTCCAGTTGGAACAACAGGAATAATACCACCAATTGGAGGAGTTGGATTACCTGGAATGACAATGCCACAAGTTGCACCAGTTGCACCATTAAATACAAATCCAAGTCCAATTGCAGCATTTGGTATGGGACAAGGTGTTGGTGTAATACCATCAAATGGAATAATTTCAGTATCACCATTAGTAACACCACCAAATAATATAActggtattattaataataataatcatacacCAGTATCAACAAGTACACCATTAAGTACAACAGCACGTCCACCAAGTATTGATAGAGTTGGTTCAATTGATTCACAACATAGTCAACATTCAGTTGGTTCAAATGGTTCAACATCAGCAGCATCAGCAACACTTGAATGGTCTGTACCACATCAAACAAAATTACGTTAtacacaaatatttaatacacatGATAAATCAAGATCTGGATTTTTAACTGGTTTACAAGCTAGAAATATATTGGTAGAAACAAAATTACAACATGCTGATTTAGCACAAATATGGAGATTATCAGATATGGATTCAGATGGTAAACTTGGATGTGATGAATTTGTACTTGCAATGCATTTATGTGAAATTGTTAAATCTGGTGAAAAATTACCAACTGTATTACCAATTGATTTAATACCACCAGCATTTCGTCGTCAACGACAAAGTAGTGTATCATCACAAGGTTTACCAGATAATATTGATGCATTAGCTGGTATGCCACAATCATCATTTgaagataaaagaaaagaaaattatgaaaaaggACAAGCTGAACTTGATAGAAGACgtaaaacattatttgaacaacaaaaaaaagaacaagatgAACGTGAAAGAAAAGAACGTGAAGAAGctgaaaaacaagaaaaaatacgtATTGAACAAGAAAGACGTAGACAAgctgaaattgaaaaacaaatgcaAAGACAACGTGAAAttgaacaagaaaaagaagaacaaCGTAAACGTGCACAAGAACAAAGAGAAGCAGCAAGAAAAGAATCAGAAAGACAAAGACAATTAGAATGGGAAACACAAAAATCACAAGAATTACAAGCACAAAGACAAAAAGAAcaagatatattattaaaattaaaagctaaaaatCAAGGTTTAACAATTGAACTTGGTACATTAAATGATAAAGTTAAAGaattatcacaaaaaatatGTGATACACGTGTTGGTGTATCTGGTgttaaaacaacaattgatGGTATGAGATCAACACGTGATTCACAATTACAAGAAATGTcagcattaaaaaataaattacgtgAACATAATCAACGTTTATTATCATTGAGTCAAGAAAAAGCAAGAATTgaagctaaaaataaaattaattcatcaacacAAGATAATGCTGGACAAGAAGCTGTTAGAATGGCATTtgcaaataaacaaataactttaaaacaattaaaagataaaattcatgaattagaaaaagaaattaatgataaaaaaaatgatattgaaaataataatatacaattaaatgaatttaaaattaaaatgaaaaatttaacaagtgattgtaaaacattattttcaacatttgataataaaaaaatacaaatattagaattaaaaaaagttattgataGTGGTAATGTTAATGATATTGATTATACAAATACAGCATGGGCTGATAATGCATGGTCATCAAGTGATCAAGTATCAATTGATCAAACTAATAGTACTGCATGGACAAATGAATCAACAGAACaatcagcaacaacaacaacaacaacaacaacagcaacttCTGATACACAACAACAAGAAGGTGTTATTAAATATCGTGCATTGTATGAATTTGTAGCAAGAAATGATGAAGAAATATCATTTCAACCTGGTGATATTATACTTGTTCCACCAGTACAAAATAAAGAACCTGGTTGGATGGCAGGAGAAATACGTGGACATACAGGCTGGTTTCCTGAGGCTTATGTAAAACGTATTGAATCAGataatgctgatgatgataattcaaaGGTATTTGTTCAACAAGATAGTGTTGAAAAAAGACCACTTGAAGAAATTGTTGAAGTACCAGAAAATGTTTCTGATGCTGGATCATTGGGTGGTGAAGGAGGTGCTGCGGTTGGATCTGTTGATACTACAACAACTAATACACAACCAGCAATTGAAACAACaactaataatgataatgctGATTATTATATTGCATTGTATCAATATTCATCAACTGAACCAGATGATCTTAGTTTTACTGATGgtgatattattaatgttactAAAAAAGATGGTGAATGGTGGACTGGTATTATTGGTGAACGTAGTGgattttttccatcaaattatgtagaaaaatatcaacaaattgttaatcag gctGTTGTTAATCCAGTTGCTACTGATGTTGTCAAAAATTCAACTGTCGCTGCATCAgttcaagaaaaaatt gGACGtggaaaaaaaccagaaattgTTCAAGTACAAGCACCATATCAAGCAACAAGTTCTGAACAATTAAGTCTTCAAAAAGGTCAACTTATtatgattagaaaaaaaactgattctGGCTGGTGGGAGGGTGAATTACag gcAAGAGGTAAAAAACGTCAAATTGGATGGTTCCCTGCATCATATGTTAAACAATTGACAAGTAGTAGTAATCGTTCAACTCCAGTTTCTCATCGTTATCAAGATTCACCAACAGATCCTAATGTTg aacGAGTGATGGCAATGTATCCACATCAAGCACAAAATCCAGATGAGCTGAGCTTTAACAAGGGTGATGTGATAACActtcttgataaaattgaagaaaattggTGGAAAGGTGAACTGAATGGTGTTATTGGAATATTTCCCAAAGATTACGTCTCATTTATGT TATCACCAATGGatccaattgaaaaaaaacgacaGGAATCAATTAAAGAACTGATTGCAACTGAGGAAGGATACATCAATGACATGAGACTTGTTCATGAAGTATTTGAAAAACCATTAATTCAAAGTATGGTATTAACTGTTgatgaagttgaaaaaatatttgtcaattGGAGAGATATTATTGCTtgtaatgacaattttttgag GACTTTAAGAATACGACGTGACAATAGTGAAGATGGAATTGTAAGAATGATTGGTGATATACTTTGTGAAAAT ataccaAGAATGTCAGCATATGTACGTTTTTGTAGTTGTCAATTAACAGCTGCTGTTTATCTACAAAAATTAACTGAAACATCACCAGATTTTGTATCAATTGCACAAGCATGCCAACAAGATCCACGAACAAAAGGAATGCCATTGAGTTCATTTCTTATAAAACCAATGCaaagaataacaaaatatccattaattataaataaaatacttgaatatacACCAAACGATCATCCAGATAGACAATATTTACAAGAAGCATTTTCAAAAGCTGAAGAATTTTGTACACAAGTTAATGAAGGTgtaagagaaaaagaaaatagtgaCAGATTAGAATGGCTACAAACTCATATTATTAGAAGTGATAATGCACTTGAAGAAAAACTTGTATTTAATTCTTTAACAAATTCAGCTGGTCCTAGAAAACTTTTACATCATGGAATTTTACAAAAa gtaagAAGTGGTAAAATTTTAGTGAcatttttaacaaatgattttttactttttgctCAACCAACAAAAACATTACCAATTGGtcaacaattttcatttgaaagaaatgataattttaaatttaaactctacagaaaa ccaatatttttaaatgagcTTTCGATTGGTGCTGAACAAAATTCCAATATAATaagtaatgaaaataatgataattcagCTAGAACATTATTACTTCgtgattcaacaaaaaaacaaataatattatttgcacCATCAGTTAATGAGCTTAATCTTTGGATTAAAAAACTCAATGAAGCACGAAAACAATTTgccaaaaatgaaaagaatcTATTGCAAAGACAACGGTCAA GACAAGCTCAATTTGGTGCTTGTGGAAGAATTCTTGTTACTGTTCAACAAGgaagcaatttaaaaaatccagctG
- the LOC122854491 gene encoding intersectin-1 isoform X2 gives MALPQNPGMDPWIIQPREKQRFIEQFESLGPVNGVVSGEQAKPFLLLSKLPPLDLGLIWALSDTDSDGKLNVNEFSIACKLISLRLKNIPIPNALPPTLIQSLRTPIPGIQNVVNGGVTMPVQAQPLMSSGVPIAGIAQPARPVPPMAMPLASRQYNQSMGTSGTLPSSKPPARPAPPSIGVVTNISGAPPPQRPAPPISIGSGFNATTGVALPPPKPAPPSFPNSPVGTTGIIPPIGGVGLPGMTMPQVAPVAPLNTNPSPIAAFGMGQGVGVIPSNGIISVSPLVTPPNNITGIINNNNHTPVSTSTPLSTTARPPSIDRVGSIDSQHSQHSVGSNGSTSAASATLEWSVPHQTKLRYTQIFNTHDKSRSGFLTGLQARNILVETKLQHADLAQIWRLSDMDSDGKLGCDEFVLAMHLCEIVKSGEKLPTVLPIDLIPPAFRRQRQSSVSSQGLPDNIDALAGMPQSSFEDKRKENYEKGQAELDRRRKTLFEQQKKEQDERERKEREEAEKQEKIRIEQERRRQAEIEKQMQRQREIEQEKEEQRKRAQEQREAARKESERQRQLEWETQKSQELQAQRQKEQDILLKLKAKNQGLTIELGTLNDKVKELSQKICDTRVGVSGVKTTIDGMRSTRDSQLQEMSALKNKLREHNQRLLSLSQEKARIEAKNKINSSTQDNAGQEAVRMAFANKQITLKQLKDKIHELEKEINDKKNDIENNNIQLNEFKIKMKNLTSDCKTLFSTFDNKKIQILELKKVIDSGNVNDIDYTNTAWADNAWSSSDQVSIDQTNSTAWTNESTEQSATTTTTTTTATSDTQQQEGVIKYRALYEFVARNDEEISFQPGDIILVPPVQNKEPGWMAGEIRGHTGWFPEAYVKRIESDNADDDNSKVFVQQDSVEKRPLEEIVEVPENVSDAGSLGGEGGAAVGSVDTTTTNTQPAIETTTNNDNADYYIALYQYSSTEPDDLSFTDGDIINVTKKDGEWWTGIIGERSGFFPSNYVEKYQQIVNQAVVNPVATDVVKNSTVAASVQEKITEKTAEQIEDERQAAEDRAELPDFTAMSSQQGRGKKPEIVQVQAPYQATSSEQLSLQKGQLIMIRKKTDSGWWEGELQARGKKRQIGWFPASYVKQLTSSSNRSTPVSHRYQDSPTDPNVERVMAMYPHQAQNPDELSFNKGDVITLLDKIEENWWKGELNGVIGIFPKDYVSFMLSPMDPIEKKRQESIKELIATEEGYINDMRLVHEVFEKPLIQSMVLTVDEVEKIFVNWRDIIACNDNFLRTLRIRRDNSEDGIVRMIGDILCENIPRMSAYVRFCSCQLTAAVYLQKLTETSPDFVSIAQACQQDPRTKGMPLSSFLIKPMQRITKYPLIINKILEYTPNDHPDRQYLQEAFSKAEEFCTQVNEGVREKENSDRLEWLQTHIIRSDNALEEKLVFNSLTNSAGPRKLLHHGILQKVRSGKILVTFLTNDFLLFAQPTKTLPIGQQFSFERNDNFKFKLYRKPIFLNELSIGAEQNSNIISNENNDNSARTLLLRDSTKKQIILFAPSVNELNLWIKKLNEARKQFAKNEKNLLQRQRSRQAQFGACGRILVTVQQGSNLKNPAGKCNAFCKVSMGSQEERTRVVSGTDCPMWDTSMQFQIKDLQEDTLCITVFNKSYYTPDDFLGRAEVKVVDIMRDCRDCVGPIQKRILLREVDKGEVILKLDLRLFGS, from the exons atggCACTTCCACAGAATCcag ggATGGATCCCTGGATAATTCAGCCACGTGAAAAACAAAGATTTATTGAACAATTTGAATCACTGGGACCAGTTAATGGAGTAGTAAGTGGTGAACAAGCAAAACCATTTTTGCTTCTATCAAAATTACCACCACTAGATTTAGGTCTTATTTGGGCTTTATCAGATACTGATTCTGATGGTAAATTAAATGTCAATGAATTTAGTATtgcttgtaaattaatatcattgagattaaaaaatatacctatacCAAATGCACTACCACCGACATTGATACAAAGTTTAAGAACACCAATACCAg GAATTCAAAATGTTGTTAATGGAGGTGTTACAATGCCAGTACAGGCTCAACCATTAATGTCGTCAGGTGTTCCAATTGCTGGTATTGCTCAACCAGCAAGACCAGTTCCACCAATGGCAATGCCACTAG CATCACGACAATATAACCAGAGTATGGGTACTAGTGGTACACTTCCATCATCAAAGCCACCCGCTCGGCCTGCACCACCCTCCATTG gAGTTGTCACTAATATCAGTGGAGCACCACCACCACAAAGACCTGCACCACCTATTAGCAttg gtTCTGGATTTAATGCAACGACAGGTGTTGCATTACCACCACCAAAACCAGCACCACCATCATTTCCAAATAGTCCAGTTGGAACAACAGGAATAATACCACCAATTGGAGGAGTTGGATTACCTGGAATGACAATGCCACAAGTTGCACCAGTTGCACCATTAAATACAAATCCAAGTCCAATTGCAGCATTTGGTATGGGACAAGGTGTTGGTGTAATACCATCAAATGGAATAATTTCAGTATCACCATTAGTAACACCACCAAATAATATAActggtattattaataataataatcatacacCAGTATCAACAAGTACACCATTAAGTACAACAGCACGTCCACCAAGTATTGATAGAGTTGGTTCAATTGATTCACAACATAGTCAACATTCAGTTGGTTCAAATGGTTCAACATCAGCAGCATCAGCAACACTTGAATGGTCTGTACCACATCAAACAAAATTACGTTAtacacaaatatttaatacacatGATAAATCAAGATCTGGATTTTTAACTGGTTTACAAGCTAGAAATATATTGGTAGAAACAAAATTACAACATGCTGATTTAGCACAAATATGGAGATTATCAGATATGGATTCAGATGGTAAACTTGGATGTGATGAATTTGTACTTGCAATGCATTTATGTGAAATTGTTAAATCTGGTGAAAAATTACCAACTGTATTACCAATTGATTTAATACCACCAGCATTTCGTCGTCAACGACAAAGTAGTGTATCATCACAAGGTTTACCAGATAATATTGATGCATTAGCTGGTATGCCACAATCATCATTTgaagataaaagaaaagaaaattatgaaaaaggACAAGCTGAACTTGATAGAAGACgtaaaacattatttgaacaacaaaaaaaagaacaagatgAACGTGAAAGAAAAGAACGTGAAGAAGctgaaaaacaagaaaaaatacgtATTGAACAAGAAAGACGTAGACAAgctgaaattgaaaaacaaatgcaAAGACAACGTGAAAttgaacaagaaaaagaagaacaaCGTAAACGTGCACAAGAACAAAGAGAAGCAGCAAGAAAAGAATCAGAAAGACAAAGACAATTAGAATGGGAAACACAAAAATCACAAGAATTACAAGCACAAAGACAAAAAGAAcaagatatattattaaaattaaaagctaaaaatCAAGGTTTAACAATTGAACTTGGTACATTAAATGATAAAGTTAAAGaattatcacaaaaaatatGTGATACACGTGTTGGTGTATCTGGTgttaaaacaacaattgatGGTATGAGATCAACACGTGATTCACAATTACAAGAAATGTcagcattaaaaaataaattacgtgAACATAATCAACGTTTATTATCATTGAGTCAAGAAAAAGCAAGAATTgaagctaaaaataaaattaattcatcaacacAAGATAATGCTGGACAAGAAGCTGTTAGAATGGCATTtgcaaataaacaaataactttaaaacaattaaaagataaaattcatgaattagaaaaagaaattaatgataaaaaaaatgatattgaaaataataatatacaattaaatgaatttaaaattaaaatgaaaaatttaacaagtgattgtaaaacattattttcaacatttgataataaaaaaatacaaatattagaattaaaaaaagttattgataGTGGTAATGTTAATGATATTGATTATACAAATACAGCATGGGCTGATAATGCATGGTCATCAAGTGATCAAGTATCAATTGATCAAACTAATAGTACTGCATGGACAAATGAATCAACAGAACaatcagcaacaacaacaacaacaacaacaacagcaacttCTGATACACAACAACAAGAAGGTGTTATTAAATATCGTGCATTGTATGAATTTGTAGCAAGAAATGATGAAGAAATATCATTTCAACCTGGTGATATTATACTTGTTCCACCAGTACAAAATAAAGAACCTGGTTGGATGGCAGGAGAAATACGTGGACATACAGGCTGGTTTCCTGAGGCTTATGTAAAACGTATTGAATCAGataatgctgatgatgataattcaaaGGTATTTGTTCAACAAGATAGTGTTGAAAAAAGACCACTTGAAGAAATTGTTGAAGTACCAGAAAATGTTTCTGATGCTGGATCATTGGGTGGTGAAGGAGGTGCTGCGGTTGGATCTGTTGATACTACAACAACTAATACACAACCAGCAATTGAAACAACaactaataatgataatgctGATTATTATATTGCATTGTATCAATATTCATCAACTGAACCAGATGATCTTAGTTTTACTGATGgtgatattattaatgttactAAAAAAGATGGTGAATGGTGGACTGGTATTATTGGTGAACGTAGTGgattttttccatcaaattatgtagaaaaatatcaacaaattgttaatcag gctGTTGTTAATCCAGTTGCTACTGATGTTGTCAAAAATTCAACTGTCGCTGCATCAgttcaagaaaaaatt acgGAAAAAACAGCTGAACAAATTGAAGATGAACGACAAGCAGCAGAAGATCGTGCTGAATTGCCTGATTTTACAGCAATGTCATCACAacag gGACGtggaaaaaaaccagaaattgTTCAAGTACAAGCACCATATCAAGCAACAAGTTCTGAACAATTAAGTCTTCAAAAAGGTCAACTTATtatgattagaaaaaaaactgattctGGCTGGTGGGAGGGTGAATTACag gcAAGAGGTAAAAAACGTCAAATTGGATGGTTCCCTGCATCATATGTTAAACAATTGACAAGTAGTAGTAATCGTTCAACTCCAGTTTCTCATCGTTATCAAGATTCACCAACAGATCCTAATGTTg aacGAGTGATGGCAATGTATCCACATCAAGCACAAAATCCAGATGAGCTGAGCTTTAACAAGGGTGATGTGATAACActtcttgataaaattgaagaaaattggTGGAAAGGTGAACTGAATGGTGTTATTGGAATATTTCCCAAAGATTACGTCTCATTTATGT TATCACCAATGGatccaattgaaaaaaaacgacaGGAATCAATTAAAGAACTGATTGCAACTGAGGAAGGATACATCAATGACATGAGACTTGTTCATGAAGTATTTGAAAAACCATTAATTCAAAGTATGGTATTAACTGTTgatgaagttgaaaaaatatttgtcaattGGAGAGATATTATTGCTtgtaatgacaattttttgag GACTTTAAGAATACGACGTGACAATAGTGAAGATGGAATTGTAAGAATGATTGGTGATATACTTTGTGAAAAT ataccaAGAATGTCAGCATATGTACGTTTTTGTAGTTGTCAATTAACAGCTGCTGTTTATCTACAAAAATTAACTGAAACATCACCAGATTTTGTATCAATTGCACAAGCATGCCAACAAGATCCACGAACAAAAGGAATGCCATTGAGTTCATTTCTTATAAAACCAATGCaaagaataacaaaatatccattaattataaataaaatacttgaatatacACCAAACGATCATCCAGATAGACAATATTTACAAGAAGCATTTTCAAAAGCTGAAGAATTTTGTACACAAGTTAATGAAGGTgtaagagaaaaagaaaatagtgaCAGATTAGAATGGCTACAAACTCATATTATTAGAAGTGATAATGCACTTGAAGAAAAACTTGTATTTAATTCTTTAACAAATTCAGCTGGTCCTAGAAAACTTTTACATCATGGAATTTTACAAAAa gtaagAAGTGGTAAAATTTTAGTGAcatttttaacaaatgattttttactttttgctCAACCAACAAAAACATTACCAATTGGtcaacaattttcatttgaaagaaatgataattttaaatttaaactctacagaaaa ccaatatttttaaatgagcTTTCGATTGGTGCTGAACAAAATTCCAATATAATaagtaatgaaaataatgataattcagCTAGAACATTATTACTTCgtgattcaacaaaaaaacaaataatattatttgcacCATCAGTTAATGAGCTTAATCTTTGGATTAAAAAACTCAATGAAGCACGAAAACAATTTgccaaaaatgaaaagaatcTATTGCAAAGACAACGGTCAA GACAAGCTCAATTTGGTGCTTGTGGAAGAATTCTTGTTACTGTTCAACAAGgaagcaatttaaaaaatccagctG